Sequence from the Rhodococcoides fascians A25f genome:
GGTGATGCGGCAGCTGGCCGTTCCGGCGAGGAAGGTCTCCGCTCCGCTGCACACCGGCCACGGCGCAGGGTCGGTGCGGGTGGTCCAACTGTCGTCGTCGGCGGCCCACAGGTGCATCTCGACGTCGTCTCGAGTGAGCTTGGCGAAGGTGGGATCGGAGTACTGCGCCGTGAAGCCGAAGGAGCGGGTGTAGACGGCGATCGCTGTCTCGATGTGTCGTACCGGCAGCGCGGGGACCGCTCTGGACATACCCATGGGCAACCTTAACGCCGACGAGCAGCACGAGGACCGGGTCGAGGCCTCGCCGCAGCCGCGGCGCGCCGTCCGTCCGACGGTTCAGCAGTGGTGCGTCGGGCCGGTGGTTACCCGACCCTCCTGCGCAGGGACGCAGCCACTTGATCGACGGTCGGAAGGCCGGCTGCGCCGGCTTCGGTCCGGTAGATGCGGCACGCGAGTTCGGTGAGCTGAACCGCATCGTCGAAGGCGTCGACGCCGTCGACGAGGATGGTGGGTGAGCCGGCGAACGCAGACCCGGCAGCCTCGGCGGCCGAGGTGATCGGCCGGAACTCGATCTTTATGTCCGGGAGCCCGATCGCGGTAGCCGCCTCGCGGACTCGGTCGGCC
This genomic interval carries:
- a CDS encoding VOC family protein; translated protein: MSRAVPALPVRHIETAIAVYTRSFGFTAQYSDPTFAKLTRDDVEMHLWAADDDSWTTRTDPAPWPVCSGAETFLAGTASCRITVDEITELYDELSRAGVLHPADAGHPVATDWGTTEFATVDGDGNLITFSTNTVRAQSPVVDGDGNAVTTS